The nucleotide window CGGTGTTCGTGCGGAGCTGATCGATTGCCGGTCGCTCAAGGACATTGAGCCCTGCGCGAGGACGTTTGAACAGGCGCTGTACGTGAAAGACACGGCCGTCGTGAATCCGCAGCGCGTGATGGAAGCGCTGGTTGAAGATGCCGGGCAGGAGGGAGTCGAATTCCGGTTAGGCTGCGCTTGGCACGGGTGTGAGGACGACAACACGGCGATCACTTCTCATGGGCGCATCGCCTATGGCCATCTAGTCAACTGCGCGGGCCTGTACGCAGACAAGATCGCGCATCGGTTCGGCGTGGGGCGGCAGTATCGAATCCTTCCATTTCGGGGACAGTTCTACCGCCTGAGGCCGGAATCGATGGTGAAGGTACGGGGAAACATTTATCCTGTGCCGGACCTCAGGAATCCGTTTTTGGGCGTGCATTTCACCCGCCGACCTGACGGAGAAGTGACCGTCGGCCCATCAGCGTTGCCGTTACTCGGACGAGAGCAATACCGTGGGTTGGCCGGCGCAAACATGACAGATGGCCTCGCCATGATCGCGTATTTGCTCCGGCTGTTCGGCAAAAACCGAGACCATTTTCGATCTATCGCTTGGAGGGAACTGACGAAGCTCTCGCGTTCCGGTTTTTATCGGGAGGCGGAGCGACTGGCTGACGGGTTTGAGCGGCGGGATCTGCTGTCGGGAAAAGAACCGGGGATCCGCGCGCAATTAGTCGATACCGCAACCACAGAGCTGCTGAACGATTTTGTGGTCGAGCCGGGGCCTCGGTCCACGCATGTACTCAATGCCGTCTCACCGGCCTTTACCTCCTCCGCGCCGTTTGCAGACTACGTGGTGGACCTGATGAAAGTTGAAGCCTGAGCGCGGGCAGACGAAGCGACGACGTCAACATCACTCGAACCCAGGAGTGAGGATGAATATTGCACCATCAAGCGCGGGCATGAAACCTCATGTGGCCGTCGTGGGGGCCGGCTATTGGGGAAAAAA belongs to Nitrospira sp. and includes:
- the lhgO gene encoding L-2-hydroxyglutarate oxidase — encoded protein: MAATVCDFVVIGGGVVGLSIALALRRRHRAKVTLVEKERSTGLHASGRNSGVLHAGVYYKAGTLKARLCVEGNRRMREYCRRKQIPLNENGKVIVARSAEELPTLRELHARSEANGVRAELIDCRSLKDIEPCARTFEQALYVKDTAVVNPQRVMEALVEDAGQEGVEFRLGCAWHGCEDDNTAITSHGRIAYGHLVNCAGLYADKIAHRFGVGRQYRILPFRGQFYRLRPESMVKVRGNIYPVPDLRNPFLGVHFTRRPDGEVTVGPSALPLLGREQYRGLAGANMTDGLAMIAYLLRLFGKNRDHFRSIAWRELTKLSRSGFYREAERLADGFERRDLLSGKEPGIRAQLVDTATTELLNDFVVEPGPRSTHVLNAVSPAFTSSAPFADYVVDLMKVEA